The following coding sequences lie in one Clupea harengus chromosome 23, Ch_v2.0.2, whole genome shotgun sequence genomic window:
- the LOC105893566 gene encoding galanin receptor 2a codes for MNFSQQNLFNVHWKPESVIISLVFFLIFLVGTFGNCLVLAVLLRNGQMNTKTTNLFILNLCIADLCFIVFCVPLQATIYTMDEWVFGPFVCKAMHFLIYLTMYASIFTLTAVSLDRYLAIRYPLRSREMRTPKNALISICLVWGLSLVFSGPYLSYYQQMDLDGTTVCIPAWDVHHRRAMDVCTFVFGYMIPVLVLSLTYARTIRYLWTTVDPVEDMSESKRAKRKVTKMIIIVAALFCICWLPHHLVILCMWFGHFPLNHVTYVLRILSHLVAYANSCLNPIVYALVSKHFRKGFQKVFSCALRRRVVNRVNVVHQINTVSLVEAGSSETSNLSDNVTKDRKPNNPQGKVTNAFVTFNVT; via the exons atgaatTTCTCCCAGCAAAACCTCTTTAATGTGCACTGGAAACCAGAATCTGTTATAATTTCTCTAGTTTTCTTCTTAATTTTCCTGGTCGGCACCTTTGGAAACTGTTTGGTTCTTGCTGTGCTTTTGCGCAATGGACAGATGAATACGAAGACGACCAACTTGTTCATTCTGAATCTGTGCATCGCAGACCTCTGCTTCATTGTATTTTGTGTGCCTCTGCAAGCGACGATCTACACGATGGACGAGTGGGTTTTCGGCCCATTTGTGTGCAAGGCGATGCACTTTCTCATTTACCTCACCATGTACGCCAGCATCTTCACATTGACTGCTGTGTCGCTGGACAG GTATCTGGCCATTCGCTACCCACTTCGCTCAAGGGAAATGAGAACCCCGAAAAATGCCCTGATATCGATTTGTCTGGTGTGGGGTTTGTCTCTGGTCTTCTCTGGACCATACTTGAGCTACTACCAGCAAATGGATCTAGACGGCACTACGGTGTGCATCCCGGCCTGGGACGTTCACCATCGCCGGGCCATGGATGTGTGCACCTTCGTCTTTGGATACATGATTCCCGTGCTGGTGCTAAGCCTGACCTACGCGCGCACTATCCGCTACTTGTGGACCACGGTGGACCCTGTGGAGGACATGTCGGAGTCCAAACGAGCCAAGCGCAAGGTGACCAAGATGATCATCATCGTGGCTGCGCTATTCTGCATATGCTGGCTGCCGCACCACCTGGTGATCCTCTGCATGTGGTTCGGCCACTTCCCTCTCAACCACGTCACCTACGTGCTCCGTATCCTCTCGCATCTGGTGGCTTACGCCAACTCCTGCCTCAACCCCATCGTATACGCCTTGGTCTCCAAACACTTCCGCAAAGGCTTTCAGAAGGTGTTCAGCTGTGCGCTCAGGAGAAGGGTCGTCAACCGGGTCAATGTCGTGCACCAGATCAACACAGTTAGCTTGGTGGAGGCAGGCTCCAGTGAAACGTCCAACCTTAGCGATAATGTCACCAAGGACAGGAAGCCAAACAATCCACAGGGGAAAGTGACCAACGCGTTCGTGACATTTAATGTAACATAG